In the Podospora pseudocomata strain CBS 415.72m chromosome 5, whole genome shotgun sequence genome, one interval contains:
- the PCL7 gene encoding cyclin-like protein interacting with PHO85 (BUSCO:EOG09263L00; COG:S; EggNog:ENOG503NW3Y), which translates to MATVMGDVLGESPSRFHSMIAGPAIQHQHPHDIHFQARPVPVSRTTTGCDRDAQQSHHSRPTASPRRQASSSTPRRDWQDSPVPTPVVADKPAKQQRQTPSSRPPMSSGGASRRLPSPPSSSSSSSDPSSGGAGPQYDVSTERVHDAASGPPSVAGSTTSSLSTAATVVPGSKAMPSPASDHGRHRNPSADVDIVDAPPVSIPLSNNAPSPPIETQKTIYVQDLAHIQTLAKVENLNATGSGNLNDPPLQQMKYEISAMPIGDIIEMVAALLTKITTTNDLQHDALNRNAHHLRQAQAQARGEEAGGDANGSPLSSSVLAFHGKNVPSISILSYLGRIHKYCPTTYEVFLSLLVYFDRMTERVNDMVVKSEEARRMQYVHAQAMKPAADPDTVMRDSNEAEEDSDETDSDLADTDEETGKGITIESNSFNTHSAAGQATYFVVDSYNIHRLIIAGVTCASKFFSDVFYTNSRYAKVGGLPLAELNHLELQFLLLNDFRLAVPVEDLEAYATMLVEFYAREVVSQKPDAE; encoded by the exons ATGGCTACAGTGATGGGCGACGTATTGGGAGAATCGCCATCTCGATTTCATAGCATGATTGCGGGGCCGGCCAttcagcaccagcacccgCACGACATTCACTTCCAGGCCCGTCCAGTTCCAGTCAGCCgaacaacaacaggttgCGACCGGGATGCCCAGCAGTCCCACCACTCGCGCCCGACGGCGAGCCCCAGACGGCAAGCCTCTTCGTCAACACCGCGCAGAGACTGGCAGGATTCACCAGTGCCGACGCCAGTGGTCGCAGACAAGCCAGCAAAGCAACAACGACAAACACCGTCGAGCCGACCCCCGATGTCGAGTGGTGGGGccagccgccgcctcccgtccccgccttcttcgtcgtcttcgtcgtctgaTCCCTCCTCCGGTGGCGCTGGGCCGCAGTATGACGTCTCGACCGAAAGAGTTCACGATGCCGCCAGCGGTCCGCCTTCTGTCGCGGGctcgaccacctcgtccCTCAGTACCGCCGCAACCGTAGTGCCAGGATCCAAGGCGATGCCTTCTCCTGCATCGGATCACGGTCGGCACCGGAATCCATCCGCGGATGTCGACATCGTCGATGCGCCCCCCGTTTCGATACCCCTCAGCAACAATGCCCCAAGTCCGCCGATAGAAACCCAAAAGACAATCTATGTCCAAGACCTCGCACATATCCAGACCCTGGCCAAGGTCGAAAATCTTAATGCCACCGGCTCAGGGAACCTTAATGATCCCCCACTACAACAGATGAAGTACGAGATTAGCGCGATGCCTATAGGAGATATTATCGAAATGGTAGCCGCCCTCCTTACCAagattaccaccaccaacgacctcCAACACGATGCTCTGAACCGAAACGCGCACCACCTCCGACAAGCCCAGGCGCAAGCGAGGGGTGAGGAAGCTGGTGGGGACGCCAACGGAAGCCCTCTAAGCAGCAGTGTTTTGGCGTTTCACGGTAAAAACGTTCCCTCGATTAGCATACTGAGCTATCTTGGTCGGATACACAAGTACTGTCCCACCACGTACGAAGTCTTTTTGAGTCTGCTGGTCTATTTTGACAGGATGACGGAGCGGGTCAACGATATGGTGGTCAAGAGCGAGGAGGCACGACGGATGCAATACGTGCATGCGCAAGCTATGAAACCGGCGGCAGATCCAGACACGGTCATGCGGGACAGTAacgaggcggaagaggatAGCGACGAGACGGACTCTGATCTTGCAGACACCGATGAGGAAACTGGGAAGGGGATCACGATCGAAAGCAACAGTTTTAACACGCATTCAGCAGCTGGACAGGCGACATATTTTGTGGTGGACAGTTACAACATCCATCGGCTTATTATTGCGGGGGTGACGTGCGCCAGCAAGTTTTTTTCTGATGTGTTTTACACCAACTCGCGATATGCCAAG GTTGGCGGTCTCCCCCTGGCTGAACTGAACCACCTCGAACTTCAGTTCCTGCTGCTCAACGACTTTCGCCTGGCTGTTCCTGTGGAAGACTTGGAGGCCTATGCCACCATGCTGGTTGAGTTTTATGCGAGGGAAGTTGTCTCGCAGAAGCCAGACGCGGAGTAA